In Sebaldella termitidis ATCC 33386, one DNA window encodes the following:
- a CDS encoding tetratricopeptide repeat protein → MKKNLLVLFIIIISLFSCSKDTIKEKTNFKTAVEYEEKEDYENAIKYYKLAIEKDKNKDAMYNLALLYKEQKRFTDLISYYKVLADSGEVEGARLLGIMYYEQGDYKEAEKYYRIAADKGETDSMCNLGLLYDEEKNDIVKAEKYYKMSVDKGNVECTSYLGYFYLKNKNFNEAEKYLKIAADEGNENSIHNLAILYFQTGNSKDAIKYLKIAAEKHNSIIAIESLGNFYYEEKNYKEAEKYYKIGVARNSLHSINALGATYEMQKKYEEAEKYYRIGADKEDVNSIGNLGRIQYFFLNNHKAGEKYLKKAAEMGSKEAQDILDGLNIEY, encoded by the coding sequence ATGAAGAAAAATTTATTGGTTTTATTTATAATTATTATATCATTATTTTCATGTTCAAAAGATACAATTAAAGAAAAGACTAATTTTAAAACTGCAGTTGAATATGAAGAAAAGGAAGATTATGAAAATGCTATAAAGTATTATAAATTAGCAATTGAAAAGGATAAGAATAAAGACGCAATGTATAATCTCGCACTTCTATATAAAGAACAAAAAAGGTTCACGGATCTTATCAGCTATTATAAAGTATTAGCTGATAGTGGAGAGGTAGAAGGAGCAAGGCTTTTAGGAATTATGTATTACGAGCAAGGAGACTACAAAGAAGCGGAGAAATATTATAGAATAGCAGCGGATAAAGGTGAAACAGATTCAATGTGTAATTTGGGACTTTTATATGATGAAGAAAAAAATGATATTGTAAAAGCTGAAAAATATTATAAAATGTCAGTTGATAAAGGAAATGTAGAATGTACAAGTTATTTGGGATATTTTTATTTAAAGAATAAAAATTTTAATGAGGCAGAAAAATACCTGAAAATAGCAGCGGATGAAGGAAATGAAAATTCAATTCATAATCTAGCAATATTGTACTTTCAAACAGGAAATTCTAAAGATGCTATTAAATATTTGAAAATAGCAGCAGAAAAGCATAATAGCATAATTGCTATAGAGAGTTTAGGGAATTTTTATTATGAAGAAAAAAATTATAAAGAAGCTGAAAAATATTATAAAATAGGAGTTGCAAGAAATAGTTTACATTCTATAAATGCTCTGGGAGCGACGTATGAAATGCAAAAAAAATATGAAGAAGCCGAAAAATACTATAGAATAGGAGCAGATAAAGAAGATGTCAACTCTATAGGTAATTTGGGAAGGATACAGTACTTTTTCCTGAATAATCATAAGGCAGGAGAAAAATATCTAAAGAAAGCGGCAGAAATGGGAAGTAAAGAAGCGCAGGATATATTAGACGGATTAAACATAGAATATTAA
- a CDS encoding putative HNHc nuclease, which yields MALAEITKNKILLTVPVQEVTPGIKTELEEVLNNYPIEVIPKKMMSIEQMRLIYVLFHQWAEEEAGGDYLYIKDVLIGEFCSKYEIPGFSTSPYKENTLDMETATQFIQFIIELGIEENRVLYIRDKNQNYKHIRTIVPDIQKYVITCLRNRVCAICGKRHDEYNTVELHHWKSVASAVGTYENDDGLSTPFISLCTEHHQEFHGVGVESFKNKYHIEGVYLNEKLVIELKEIYTNHFKAFKG from the coding sequence ATGGCTTTAGCAGAAATAACAAAAAATAAAATACTTTTAACTGTACCGGTTCAGGAAGTTACTCCTGGTATTAAAACAGAACTTGAAGAAGTCCTAAATAATTATCCAATTGAAGTAATTCCTAAAAAAATGATGTCAATTGAACAGATGAGACTTATTTATGTTCTGTTTCATCAATGGGCCGAAGAAGAAGCAGGAGGAGATTATTTATATATAAAAGATGTTCTGATAGGAGAGTTTTGTAGTAAATATGAGATCCCGGGATTTTCTACAAGTCCATATAAGGAAAATACCTTGGATATGGAAACCGCAACACAGTTTATTCAGTTTATCATTGAGCTTGGTATTGAGGAGAACAGAGTATTGTATATAAGGGACAAAAATCAAAACTATAAACATATCAGGACTATAGTTCCGGATATTCAGAAATATGTGATAACCTGTCTTAGAAACCGGGTATGTGCAATATGTGGGAAAAGGCATGATGAATATAATACTGTAGAATTACATCACTGGAAGTCGGTTGCTTCAGCTGTAGGAACTTATGAAAATGACGACGGGCTTAGTACACCTTTTATATCATTGTGTACAGAGCACCATCAGGAATTTCACGGTGTGGGAGTGGAAAGTTTTAAGAATAAGTATCATATTGAGGGTGTGTATTTGAATGAGAAATTGGTTATAGAGCTTAAAGAGATTTATACTAATCATTTTAAAGCTTTTAAGGGATAA
- a CDS encoding DKNYY domain-containing protein, which produces MKKVVLFFMTIFTINTSITMGCYYYDIRQDSVEFACKKIEEADSETFQTLDFFSSYAKDKNYVYYNGKIIKEADVRTIEQIDKLRMYVKDKKDVYYNGKRLPFADPTTFELINWSFAKDKKHVYYNEKLLNSANPETFEVLEYSLYSRDGKNIYFEDKRLEDVDIETFGVIENSLSKDKRYVYYKGDKIKDLDIETLEILTPLFLKDKNDFYYEGKKLNMDMKTSHYTIGAWCLKVEDKNKKLEYNCKDGWSVE; this is translated from the coding sequence ATGAAAAAAGTTGTTTTATTTTTTATGACAATATTTACTATAAATACTTCTATAACTATGGGGTGTTATTATTACGATATACGGCAGGATTCAGTGGAGTTTGCTTGTAAAAAAATAGAAGAAGCAGATAGTGAAACATTTCAAACTCTTGACTTCTTTTCAAGTTATGCAAAAGATAAAAATTATGTATACTATAATGGAAAAATTATAAAAGAGGCAGATGTTAGAACAATTGAACAAATAGATAAGTTAAGGATGTATGTGAAAGATAAAAAAGATGTATACTATAATGGAAAACGTCTACCTTTTGCTGATCCCACTACATTTGAATTAATAAACTGGAGTTTTGCGAAAGATAAAAAACATGTTTATTATAATGAGAAATTATTAAATAGTGCAAACCCCGAAACTTTTGAAGTTTTAGAATATTCTTTATACTCAAGAGATGGAAAAAATATTTACTTTGAAGATAAAAGATTGGAAGATGTAGACATAGAAACTTTTGGAGTAATAGAAAATTCACTATCAAAAGATAAAAGATATGTATATTATAAAGGTGATAAAATAAAAGATTTAGATATAGAAACTTTAGAAATATTAACTCCTTTATTTTTAAAAGATAAAAATGATTTTTATTATGAGGGAAAAAAGTTAAATATGGATATGAAAACTTCACACTATACAATAGGAGCATGGTGTTTAAAAGTAGAAGATAAGAATAAAAAACTTGAATATAATTGTAAAGATGGATGGAGTGTCGAGTGA
- a CDS encoding DKNYY domain-containing protein yields MIRKLMILAGLFMMFQFGFSLSCSMPRRYEIKENDILYSGISVKGVDKSSFKKLDINLAKDKNNIYYRGKNLKNLDLETFKVVSWYEPVPHPVWGMSCKFRYIERFRDKNGEYGIEDISDGELKLEERE; encoded by the coding sequence GTGATAAGAAAGTTAATGATTTTAGCAGGGTTATTTATGATGTTTCAATTTGGGTTTTCACTGAGTTGTTCAATGCCAAGAAGATATGAAATAAAGGAAAATGATATATTATATTCAGGGATTTCTGTTAAAGGAGTTGATAAAAGTTCTTTTAAGAAATTAGATATTAATTTAGCGAAAGATAAAAATAATATTTATTATAGAGGAAAAAATTTGAAAAACCTTGATTTAGAGACTTTTAAGGTAGTATCTTGGTATGAGCCAGTTCCACACCCAGTTTGGGGAATGAGTTGTAAATTTAGATATATTGAAAGATTTAGAGACAAAAATGGAGAATATGGAATAGAAGATATTAGTGATGGGGAATTAAAATTAGAGGAGAGAGAATGA
- a CDS encoding AbrB/MazE/SpoVT family DNA-binding domain-containing protein encodes MEKRDLKISFYKAGTGKGARIILPIPWLRKLDITENEKDIELILDEENNQLIIKKR; translated from the coding sequence ATGGAAAAAAGAGATTTAAAAATTTCTTTTTATAAGGCTGGGACTGGAAAAGGTGCAAGGATTATTTTACCGATTCCGTGGCTTCGAAAATTAGATATAACAGAAAATGAAAAAGATATAGAGCTAATTTTGGATGAAGAAAATAACCAGCTTATAATAAAAAAGAGATAG
- a CDS encoding IS91 family transposase: MAVNHIFKYQFHNIHRKNLRVNKIPKSSYQYFTPSDVIHYGLITVIHSFGRDLKWNPHIHAILSLGGFNKFFHFVNFRYFHAESIARQWKFLLLDIISNGKYPNEHIRLKAKNTVSLMYKIDKRFFFDVANGNINNNKGIIKYLGRYLARAPIAEYKISNISHDSVSFFFYDLKLGKKKTLVTMPLSKFITQILIHLPPKNFKMISRFGFYARRKSHKLTNAIQAFKTSAVSSNFPWYERQIFNTFGINPFVCPKCNIKMKVSEFYHYLYPPTRIYI, translated from the coding sequence TTGGCTGTTAACCATATCTTTAAATATCAATTTCATAATATTCATCGTAAAAATCTAAGAGTTAACAAAATTCCTAAATCTTCCTATCAATACTTTACTCCCTCTGATGTCATTCATTACGGACTTATTACTGTTATTCATTCCTTTGGCAGGGACCTCAAGTGGAATCCTCATATTCATGCTATTCTCTCTCTTGGCGGTTTTAATAAATTTTTTCACTTTGTTAACTTTCGATATTTTCACGCTGAATCGATCGCTAGACAATGGAAATTCCTTCTTCTTGATATTATTTCAAATGGTAAATATCCTAACGAACATATTCGTTTAAAAGCTAAAAATACTGTCAGTCTAATGTACAAAATTGATAAAAGATTCTTCTTTGATGTTGCTAACGGGAATATTAACAACAACAAGGGAATCATTAAATATCTTGGCCGGTATCTTGCTAGAGCTCCTATTGCTGAATACAAAATCTCTAATATTTCCCATGATTCTGTTTCTTTCTTTTTTTATGATCTTAAACTAGGTAAAAAGAAAACTTTAGTTACCATGCCTTTGTCCAAATTTATTACTCAAATCCTTATTCACCTGCCTCCTAAAAACTTTAAAATGATCAGCAGATTTGGGTTTTACGCCAGAAGAAAATCACATAAACTCACTAACGCTATTCAAGCATTTAAAACTTCTGCTGTTTCTTCAAATTTTCCATGGTATGAAAGACAAATATTCAATACCTTTGGTATCAATCCTTTTGTTTGCCCTAAATGTAATATTAAAATGAAAGTCTCAGAATTTTATCATTACTTATATCCACCAACCAGAATATATATTTGA
- a CDS encoding YdcF family protein, with the protein MENLNVSAKNINIISDFLSRRDVPALTREALKNKYGIEKADVLILFGGSIIYGWDIAAKAVTDNLADRLLISGGIGHTTSELWKIVSENFPAIKAENHSEADIIADYLMQKYNINNPLIENQSTNCGNNVTFALNTLKENFISPKNIIIIQDSTMQQRMDATFKLLFKDNSINVINFAPYIAKVKAGGDRLVFEDSDITGMWDMEKYINLLMGEIPRLCDNEDGYGPKGKNFIASVNIPNEVLEAFDYLKKYYGSYVRVADERFKS; encoded by the coding sequence ATGGAAAACTTAAATGTATCTGCTAAAAATATAAATATTATTAGTGATTTTTTATCAAGGCGGGATGTTCCCGCATTAACAAGAGAAGCATTGAAAAATAAATATGGAATTGAAAAAGCTGATGTTCTGATACTTTTCGGCGGAAGTATAATTTACGGCTGGGATATTGCTGCAAAGGCAGTAACGGATAATCTTGCTGACAGACTTCTTATTTCAGGGGGAATAGGACATACTACCAGTGAATTATGGAAAATTGTCTCTGAAAATTTTCCTGCCATAAAAGCTGAAAACCATTCAGAGGCCGATATTATCGCTGACTATCTTATGCAAAAATACAATATTAACAATCCTCTGATCGAAAATCAATCTACAAACTGCGGTAATAATGTAACCTTTGCCTTAAATACACTAAAAGAAAATTTCATTTCCCCGAAAAATATAATAATTATTCAGGATTCCACAATGCAGCAGAGAATGGATGCTACATTTAAACTGCTTTTTAAAGACAACAGCATAAATGTAATTAATTTTGCTCCTTATATTGCCAAAGTTAAAGCCGGCGGAGACAGACTGGTTTTCGAAGATTCAGATATAACCGGAATGTGGGATATGGAAAAATATATTAATCTTTTGATGGGTGAGATTCCGAGATTATGCGATAATGAAGATGGTTACGGACCTAAAGGAAAAAACTTTATAGCTTCTGTAAATATTCCAAATGAAGTTTTAGAAGCATTTGATTATTTGAAAAAGTATTACGGTTCTTATGTAAGAGTAGCTGATGAAAGGTTCAAATCATAA